In Thalassospira sp. ER-Se-21-Dark, one genomic interval encodes:
- a CDS encoding DUF3100 domain-containing protein, translating to MNALRGQMGLWKLHLAVIIIGAIAELIGIRKIPLGIGAILLLPLLYAFIMAALMNPNVMPKFGKFIGEKEVKAASPLIVIAIMPFIAKFGTTIGPAIETIIEAGPALLLQELGNLGTIVLAFPLAVWGLKMGREAIGATFSIAREPNLAIIADRYTLKSPEGAGVMGVYVIGTLFGTFIFAILASLFASIDVFDPRALAMACGIGSGSMMAACTGALTEVVPSMKDEILALAGASNLLTYATGLYAGLFIALPIVEKLYNATAGKRDLAAADNKGA from the coding sequence ATGAATGCGCTTCGGGGACAAATGGGGCTATGGAAGCTCCATTTAGCCGTTATCATCATTGGGGCTATCGCCGAGCTGATCGGCATCCGCAAAATTCCTTTGGGAATTGGAGCAATCCTTCTGTTGCCGCTGCTTTATGCCTTTATCATGGCAGCCCTTATGAATCCGAATGTCATGCCGAAATTTGGCAAGTTCATCGGTGAAAAAGAAGTCAAGGCGGCCTCACCGCTGATCGTCATTGCTATCATGCCGTTCATCGCCAAATTCGGAACCACCATCGGCCCGGCAATCGAAACCATCATCGAAGCGGGTCCTGCGCTGTTGCTGCAGGAACTCGGGAACCTCGGCACGATTGTTCTGGCATTCCCGCTTGCGGTTTGGGGCCTGAAAATGGGCCGCGAGGCCATTGGTGCGACCTTCTCGATCGCACGTGAACCGAACCTTGCCATCATTGCCGACCGTTACACGCTTAAAAGCCCGGAAGGTGCGGGTGTCATGGGCGTCTATGTGATCGGCACACTTTTCGGCACCTTCATTTTCGCCATTCTGGCGTCACTGTTTGCCAGCATTGATGTTTTTGATCCGCGCGCGCTTGCAATGGCATGCGGGATCGGCAGCGGTTCAATGATGGCGGCCTGCACTGGTGCGCTGACGGAAGTTGTCCCTTCCATGAAGGACGAAATCCTTGCACTTGCCGGGGCGAGCAACCTTTTGACCTATGCAACGGGTCTTTATGCCGGACTGTTTATTGCTCTTCCGATCGTTGAAAAACTCTATAACGCGACGGCTGGTAAGCGTGACCTTGCCGCTGCTGACAACAAGGGGGCTTGA
- a CDS encoding M20 aminoacylase family protein, with translation MTVPSCSLHPRATELVDEFISWRHHLHAHPETAFEENLTSAFVAEKLKSFGLEVKTGIAKTGVVATLHGNKGPGKRIGLRADMDALDIHETTNLPYASKHPGKMHACGHDGHMTMLLGAAKILAENPDFAGTVDFIFQPAEENEGGGREMVNEGLFDSHPVDTVYGMHNWPGRDIGTMAVKAGPMMASYDVFEIVIEGKGCHAAMPHLGHDPITTAGQVLLALQTIVAREINPLKSAVISPTQIFGGDTWNVIPNTATIRGTVRTFDPDIQDVIEARLVETAKHTAQALGCDARVNYQRRYPATINSPAESEIALSVASKIVGADQVDTNPEPSMASEDFAFMLNVKPGCYIWLGNGPTDGDRLLHNAAYDFNDDAITYGVSYWIALVKEALSQD, from the coding sequence ATGACTGTCCCTTCTTGCTCCCTTCATCCTCGCGCCACCGAACTTGTCGATGAATTCATCAGTTGGCGTCACCATCTGCATGCTCACCCTGAAACCGCATTTGAAGAAAACCTGACCAGTGCCTTTGTTGCAGAAAAGCTGAAATCCTTTGGCTTGGAGGTCAAGACCGGGATCGCCAAGACAGGCGTTGTCGCAACCCTGCATGGCAACAAAGGGCCGGGAAAGCGGATCGGGCTTCGCGCCGACATGGATGCGCTTGATATCCATGAAACAACCAATTTGCCTTATGCGTCAAAACATCCGGGAAAAATGCATGCCTGTGGTCATGATGGCCATATGACCATGCTGCTTGGTGCCGCCAAAATACTTGCTGAAAACCCGGATTTTGCCGGAACGGTTGATTTCATTTTCCAGCCTGCCGAAGAAAACGAAGGCGGCGGACGGGAAATGGTCAACGAAGGCCTGTTTGACAGTCATCCGGTCGATACGGTTTATGGCATGCATAACTGGCCGGGCCGCGATATCGGCACCATGGCTGTCAAGGCTGGCCCGATGATGGCAAGCTACGACGTGTTTGAAATCGTGATTGAGGGCAAAGGGTGCCACGCGGCCATGCCCCATCTCGGACATGATCCGATTACAACAGCAGGTCAGGTTCTGCTGGCACTGCAAACCATCGTTGCACGCGAAATCAATCCTTTGAAAAGCGCTGTGATTTCACCCACGCAGATTTTCGGTGGTGACACCTGGAACGTAATCCCCAATACCGCGACCATTCGCGGCACTGTGCGCACATTTGATCCTGATATTCAGGATGTTATCGAAGCGCGTCTGGTCGAAACAGCCAAACACACCGCACAGGCCTTGGGCTGCGATGCCCGGGTGAATTATCAACGCCGCTATCCGGCGACAATCAACAGCCCGGCAGAATCCGAAATCGCCCTTTCGGTGGCATCGAAGATTGTCGGCGCAGATCAGGTGGACACCAATCCTGAACCGTCCATGGCCAGCGAAGATTTTGCCTTCATGCTGAATGTCAAACCGGGTTGCTATATCTGGCTCGGCAACGGCCCGACGGATGGCGACCGGTTGCTTCATAACGCCGCATATGACTTCAATGATGACGCCATCACGTACGGTGTCAGCTATTGGATTGCACTGGTCAAAGAAGCCCTGTCGCAGGACTGA
- a CDS encoding ROK family protein, whose translation MQYAFDIGGSNIEFGVFDAGGAMVLHRKASTPRDDRDAFVKTLAGYVHEADEQYGRCPVGISLAGGMDPQTGSVISANIPAIKDWPLAAELSAILDRPVLVENDADCFALAEATTGAAQNARTVFAIILGTGVGGGIMFDGQFVGGNSGIRGEWGHGNDVTGSLIKHGLSAVACGCGRTGCLDSWGGARGLERIYAQLHDQAPASHDITTAWLARDDKAARVIDIYCDLVAQELALMVNVLDPDCVPVGGGLASETALIAEIDTRVRKRALGRYNAPLVVPGAHARDGGLRGAALLHQMTARLKSA comes from the coding sequence ATGCAATATGCCTTTGACATAGGGGGCTCGAATATCGAGTTCGGTGTTTTTGATGCGGGTGGGGCGATGGTGCTTCATCGCAAGGCATCGACACCGCGTGATGACCGCGATGCCTTTGTCAAAACTCTGGCGGGTTATGTGCATGAGGCCGATGAGCAATATGGTAGATGCCCGGTCGGCATCAGTCTTGCCGGTGGGATGGATCCGCAAACCGGGTCGGTTATTTCTGCCAATATTCCGGCCATCAAGGATTGGCCGCTGGCGGCCGAGCTTTCAGCCATTCTGGACCGTCCTGTTCTGGTCGAAAATGACGCCGATTGTTTTGCCTTGGCCGAGGCAACAACAGGTGCCGCCCAAAACGCACGCACCGTCTTTGCCATAATCCTTGGCACCGGGGTTGGTGGCGGCATTATGTTCGATGGTCAGTTCGTTGGCGGCAACAGCGGTATCCGAGGTGAATGGGGGCATGGCAATGATGTCACCGGTAGCCTCATCAAACATGGCCTGTCGGCGGTTGCCTGCGGCTGTGGGCGCACAGGATGCCTTGATAGCTGGGGCGGGGCGCGCGGGCTTGAACGGATTTACGCGCAACTCCATGATCAGGCACCTGCAAGCCACGACATCACAACTGCATGGCTGGCCAGGGATGACAAGGCAGCACGGGTTATCGACATCTATTGTGATCTGGTTGCCCAAGAATTGGCACTGATGGTCAATGTTCTCGATCCGGATTGTGTCCCGGTGGGCGGCGGATTGGCATCCGAGACGGCCCTGATCGCAGAGATCGACACCCGGGTGCGAAAACGTGCCTTGGGGCGGTATAACGCGCCGCTGGTGGTGCCCGGCGCCCATGCCCGCGATGGCGGCTTGAGGGGAGCAGCCCTGTTGCACCAGATGACAGCACGACTGAAATCCGCATAA
- a CDS encoding pitrilysin family protein, with protein sequence MTVELTQLDNGMIVATDRLDHVQSVALGTWVDVGARNETPDINGISHMLEHMAFKGTRRRSALQISEEIEAVGGQMNAYTSRENTAYYCKVLHEDQELAIDVIADILQHSTLDAKELERERQVILQEIGQANDTPDDIIFDYFQETALPNQALGRSILGSPENVSSLSRDHLFDFMSRRYSPKRMVFSASGKVEHNRVVDMVAKKFDSLPAHEDHEMEPLKYEGGSRIENRKLEQVHVIFGLPTVSYTDDSFYDLQVFNTLLGGGMSSRLFQEIREKRGLVYSVYSFSSHYVDGGLFSIYAGTGANDVGELMPVMCDELVRATEDLTEEEVARARAQLKASVVMAMESNSGRCETLARQIQIFGRPQSMEEIVEKIDGVDLESVRRSGKALLDGTPTVTALGPVDQMPSYDDLAARLRS encoded by the coding sequence ATGACAGTCGAGCTCACCCAGCTTGACAATGGAATGATTGTCGCGACTGACCGCCTTGATCATGTGCAGTCGGTTGCTTTGGGCACGTGGGTTGATGTCGGGGCGCGTAACGAGACGCCCGACATTAACGGCATTTCTCATATGCTTGAACATATGGCGTTCAAGGGCACGCGTCGTCGTTCAGCGCTTCAGATTTCCGAAGAAATCGAAGCAGTCGGCGGGCAGATGAATGCCTATACCTCGCGCGAGAACACGGCCTATTATTGCAAGGTCCTGCATGAAGATCAGGAACTGGCGATTGATGTGATTGCCGACATCCTTCAGCATTCCACATTGGATGCAAAGGAACTTGAACGCGAACGTCAGGTCATCCTGCAGGAAATCGGTCAGGCCAATGACACGCCTGATGACATCATTTTCGATTATTTCCAGGAAACCGCCCTGCCAAATCAGGCGCTGGGGCGTTCGATCCTTGGCAGTCCGGAAAATGTATCGTCGCTCAGCCGCGACCATTTGTTTGATTTCATGTCACGCCGGTACAGCCCGAAACGCATGGTGTTTTCGGCATCGGGCAAGGTCGAGCATAACCGCGTTGTCGATATGGTGGCCAAAAAGTTCGACAGCCTTCCGGCCCATGAAGATCACGAGATGGAGCCGCTTAAATACGAAGGCGGCAGCCGGATCGAAAACCGCAAGCTTGAACAGGTGCATGTGATCTTTGGTCTGCCGACCGTGTCCTACACCGATGACAGCTTCTATGATCTGCAGGTGTTCAACACTCTTCTGGGTGGTGGCATGTCATCGCGCCTGTTCCAGGAAATCCGCGAAAAGCGCGGGCTGGTCTATTCGGTCTACAGCTTCTCGTCGCACTATGTCGATGGTGGCTTGTTCTCGATCTATGCCGGAACTGGTGCCAATGACGTTGGCGAATTGATGCCGGTCATGTGTGATGAACTGGTCCGCGCGACCGAGGATCTGACCGAGGAAGAAGTCGCACGTGCACGTGCACAGCTTAAGGCATCTGTGGTCATGGCGATGGAAAGCAATTCCGGTCGCTGTGAAACACTGGCCCGTCAGATCCAGATTTTCGGCCGCCCGCAAAGCATGGAAGAAATCGTTGAAAAGATCGACGGTGTTGATCTTGAGAGCGTGCGTCGTTCGGGCAAGGCATTGCTGGATGGCACACCGACTGTGACGGCCCTTGGTCCGGTCGATCAAATGCCGTCCTACGATGATCTGGCGGCACGCCTGCGTAGCTAG
- a CDS encoding 4-(cytidine 5'-diphospho)-2-C-methyl-D-erythritol kinase, with protein sequence MSATYRQQAPAKVNLFLHVTGKRDDGYHLLESLVCFTASGDVVSGEVRDDGAITLSITGPMAANLALEDTSDNLVMRAARMIQAESGTTQGADLILDKRLPIASGIGGGSADAAAAIRLLCEMWKLDLDADTLSRMALTLGADVPVCLHGRTCLMSGIGEEITALPDLPSVPMVLINPGKAVSTPEIFKARTDEGFSPTGAWDTQQTFQSGAALADALSECGNDLTLPATGILPEICDVLNALAREEGCLLARMSGSGATCFGIYDTNDQAERAANAIAAQNPDWWISPTHILTEKSREQADMGAAFPD encoded by the coding sequence ATGTCTGCGACCTATCGCCAGCAGGCACCTGCCAAGGTTAACCTGTTTTTGCACGTCACCGGCAAACGCGATGACGGCTATCACCTGCTTGAAAGCCTCGTCTGCTTTACCGCATCCGGTGACGTGGTGAGTGGTGAGGTGCGCGATGATGGCGCCATCACCCTTTCGATCACAGGCCCCATGGCTGCCAACCTTGCCCTTGAAGACACCAGCGACAATCTTGTCATGCGTGCCGCCCGGATGATCCAGGCTGAAAGTGGCACGACACAGGGGGCCGACCTGATCCTTGATAAGCGGTTGCCGATTGCATCGGGCATCGGTGGCGGGTCGGCTGATGCCGCGGCGGCGATCCGGTTGCTGTGCGAAATGTGGAAACTTGATCTCGACGCAGACACCTTATCACGCATGGCGCTAACACTCGGGGCAGATGTTCCGGTTTGCCTGCATGGTAGAACCTGTCTGATGTCGGGCATTGGCGAAGAAATCACCGCACTGCCCGACCTGCCGTCCGTCCCGATGGTCCTGATCAATCCCGGCAAGGCGGTTTCAACACCCGAAATCTTCAAGGCCCGGACGGACGAGGGGTTTAGCCCGACCGGCGCATGGGATACCCAGCAGACCTTTCAAAGTGGTGCGGCCCTTGCCGATGCATTGTCGGAATGCGGCAATGACCTGACGCTGCCAGCCACCGGCATCCTTCCGGAAATTTGTGATGTGCTAAATGCCCTTGCCCGCGAAGAGGGATGCTTGCTGGCCAGAATGTCAGGCAGCGGGGCGACGTGTTTCGGAATTTACGACACAAACGATCAGGCAGAACGTGCGGCAAATGCCATTGCGGCACAGAACCCGGACTGGTGGATTTCGCCCACCCATATCCTGACGGAAAAGAGCCGCGAGCAGGCAGATATGGGCGCGGCCTTCCCCGACTGA
- a CDS encoding sensor domain-containing diguanylate cyclase, whose amino-acid sequence MTTEFETDHQGEMAKMFEQRVEAILKLGIEQFGLPVGIFSAIGEQTYEIRQVFHPENALTPGMEFDLDETFCSQVISASKVFAFHDVSESELGSHPAGEKFGFAAYLGAPIVVEGECIGTLAFGSPVPVKAFTKHDIDLVQLFADSIGQAFAHIHDRKALDQARKDIKLSANTDPLTGLYNRHYMEGILRTELERSNRYGNAVVIGMVYFDNLKNLNEKFGYDAGDAALKLFAKVASGMKRETDVIARWSDKEFIILMPETGAAGALNYLQRLTERVGAEDFEAGSAHPKLTLSIGLGIAEAGDTLDKLVSRASIAMHQSKQS is encoded by the coding sequence ATGACCACCGAGTTTGAGACCGATCATCAGGGCGAAATGGCCAAAATGTTCGAACAGCGTGTTGAGGCGATCCTGAAGCTCGGTATTGAGCAGTTCGGTCTGCCAGTCGGCATCTTTAGTGCGATTGGCGAACAGACCTATGAAATTCGACAGGTGTTTCATCCGGAAAATGCCCTGACCCCGGGCATGGAATTCGATCTTGATGAGACATTCTGCAGTCAGGTTATTTCGGCCAGCAAAGTCTTTGCCTTTCATGATGTCAGTGAAAGTGAACTGGGATCGCATCCGGCGGGCGAGAAATTCGGGTTTGCCGCCTATCTTGGCGCACCGATCGTTGTCGAAGGCGAATGCATCGGGACCCTTGCATTTGGCAGCCCGGTACCGGTGAAGGCCTTTACCAAGCATGATATCGATCTGGTGCAGCTTTTTGCCGACTCAATCGGGCAGGCGTTTGCCCACATCCATGATCGCAAGGCACTTGATCAGGCGCGCAAGGATATCAAGCTTTCGGCCAATACCGACCCGCTGACGGGGCTTTACAATCGCCATTACATGGAAGGTATCTTGCGCACGGAGCTTGAACGTTCAAACCGTTATGGCAATGCGGTTGTGATCGGGATGGTCTATTTCGACAATCTCAAGAACCTGAATGAGAAGTTTGGCTATGATGCCGGTGATGCCGCGCTAAAACTGTTTGCCAAGGTGGCATCGGGCATGAAGCGCGAAACCGATGTCATCGCGCGCTGGAGCGACAAGGAATTCATTATCCTGATGCCTGAAACCGGGGCGGCAGGCGCATTGAACTATCTGCAGCGCCTGACAGAGCGCGTTGGTGCCGAGGATTTCGAGGCCGGAAGCGCACACCCGAAACTTACGCTCAGCATCGGACTTGGCATTGCGGAGGCGGGCGATACGCTTGATAAACTGGTGTCGCGCGCCAGCATCGCAATGCACCAGTCAAAGCAGTCCTGA
- a CDS encoding tetratricopeptide repeat protein gives MKRKLLHLLIPMTAIALSACGTMPQNSDDAVFEYPQSNGFSGNFLAGKAAQMESRSDYAAQYLLRAHQLDPDNAELRRRAFLALISDGRISDAVDIATSLQSENDQDLFAALTVMDAAIREDRYQDALYIVSSLPERGINALIAPLAKAWLYTGLDQKDAAMTALDGMQGNGALNPLSEYHRGLILAHFGDFDAAERALASAYGDPADAPLRAAEALGAVYERKGQVQKASLLYESYMDRHPQSLAMPFHLARLDRKEPPIATMLTPAEGLAEAYLDIATLLSQENAVDPSLLMARYSLSLRPDDDITRLLVGEVMEIQNRFETAIEVYKGIPRSSPHSWNARLRTASSLEQIGRADEAIDILKDMVNERRDRPDALIQLGDILRIQQQYGPAADAYDKAIERLGGQTQVGWRLLYRRGIAHERAGDWAKAEADFLQALEVEPEQPYVLNYLGYSWVDMGMNFDQAEDMLKRAVELQPDDGYIVDSLGWVYYKLGRFEDAVEQLEKAVELKPDDPTINDHLGDAYWQIGRYHEARFQWHRALSFNPTEELRSTVEAKINGQVPSVAPTVVN, from the coding sequence TTGAAACGTAAATTGTTACATCTCCTCATCCCGATGACGGCTATTGCGCTTTCGGCCTGTGGCACCATGCCACAGAACAGCGACGATGCCGTTTTCGAGTATCCGCAATCCAACGGGTTTTCGGGCAATTTCCTGGCTGGCAAGGCCGCCCAGATGGAAAGCCGGTCTGACTACGCTGCGCAGTATCTATTGCGCGCCCATCAACTTGACCCCGACAATGCCGAGCTGCGCCGCCGTGCTTTCCTGGCATTGATCAGTGACGGGCGCATCAGCGATGCCGTCGATATTGCCACCAGTTTGCAATCCGAAAACGATCAGGACCTGTTTGCGGCCCTGACCGTGATGGATGCCGCCATTCGCGAAGATCGCTATCAGGATGCGCTTTATATCGTCTCAAGCCTTCCGGAACGTGGCATCAATGCCCTGATTGCACCGCTGGCAAAGGCCTGGCTTTACACCGGCCTTGATCAAAAAGACGCGGCAATGACCGCCCTTGATGGCATGCAGGGCAATGGCGCGCTTAACCCGCTTTCGGAGTATCATCGCGGTCTGATCCTGGCGCATTTTGGTGATTTTGATGCCGCCGAACGCGCGCTTGCCAGTGCCTATGGCGATCCGGCCGACGCGCCGCTTCGCGCTGCCGAGGCCCTTGGCGCTGTTTATGAGCGTAAAGGTCAGGTGCAAAAGGCATCCCTTCTGTATGAAAGCTATATGGATCGGCATCCGCAATCGCTTGCCATGCCGTTCCATCTCGCGCGGCTTGACCGCAAAGAACCACCGATCGCCACCATGCTGACCCCGGCAGAGGGTCTTGCAGAGGCCTATCTCGATATCGCCACCCTGCTTAGTCAGGAAAACGCGGTTGATCCATCCTTGCTTATGGCGCGCTATTCGCTGTCGCTGCGTCCCGATGATGACATTACCCGTCTTCTGGTCGGCGAAGTGATGGAAATTCAGAACCGCTTTGAAACGGCAATTGAGGTTTACAAAGGGATCCCCCGCTCATCCCCGCACAGCTGGAATGCGCGGCTTCGCACCGCCTCAAGCCTTGAGCAGATCGGTCGCGCGGACGAGGCGATTGATATCCTCAAGGACATGGTCAACGAACGCCGTGATCGGCCAGATGCGCTGATCCAGCTTGGCGACATCCTGCGCATTCAGCAACAATATGGCCCGGCCGCAGACGCCTATGACAAGGCGATTGAACGGCTTGGCGGCCAGACACAGGTTGGCTGGCGTTTGCTGTATCGTCGCGGCATTGCCCACGAACGTGCCGGTGACTGGGCCAAGGCCGAGGCAGATTTCCTTCAGGCCCTCGAAGTCGAACCGGAACAGCCCTATGTGCTCAACTATCTTGGTTATAGTTGGGTTGATATGGGCATGAATTTCGATCAGGCCGAAGACATGCTTAAACGCGCTGTCGAATTGCAGCCTGATGATGGCTATATCGTCGACAGTCTGGGGTGGGTTTACTACAAGCTTGGCCGGTTCGAAGATGCGGTCGAACAGCTTGAAAAGGCGGTCGAACTGAAACCCGATGACCCGACCATCAATGATCATCTGGGTGATGCCTATTGGCAGATCGGGCGCTATCACGAAGCCCGTTTCCAGTGGCACCGTGCCCTGTCCTTCAATCCGACCGAAGAACTGCGCAGTACCGTTGAAGCCAAGATCAATGGTCAGGTACCAAGCGTGGCCCCGACCGTCGTAAACTGA
- a CDS encoding LysR family transcriptional regulator: MKIDDKPLRYFLAVFEAGSIRTAAENLRIAPSAISRQISSLEAHLNTLLMERTKRGIIFTETGHMVAAHARKRIEIDEAFAVDLAAARGAIAGTVRIATGEGFVVDLVNHVIRPLRDEFPDIRLEVDVAGTEKITHGILRDDYDLGLVFNPPRTPELELLAENHSPLCVLVPPEFALASKQSCKLNETLNYPAALLDQNFGVSKLLANADPGNRVARDAFLTADSINVAIHFVLSGGGITYLPAFAVSRQLRRGEVVAIPMTDPFLARVPSHLLVRKERPKTAAVRAVTGMIRDQMEAFGSAWYPEEHE, from the coding sequence ATGAAGATCGATGACAAACCTCTCCGTTATTTTTTGGCTGTTTTCGAAGCCGGCTCGATCCGGACTGCTGCCGAGAACTTACGTATTGCCCCCTCGGCGATCAGTCGACAGATCTCAAGCCTTGAGGCGCATCTCAATACGCTTTTGATGGAACGCACCAAACGCGGGATCATCTTTACCGAAACGGGGCATATGGTTGCGGCGCATGCACGCAAGCGTATTGAAATCGACGAAGCATTTGCGGTTGATCTGGCCGCCGCCCGTGGCGCCATTGCCGGGACGGTGCGCATCGCGACCGGGGAGGGCTTTGTTGTCGATCTTGTTAATCACGTGATCCGCCCGCTGCGCGACGAGTTCCCCGATATTCGGCTTGAAGTCGATGTTGCCGGAACCGAAAAGATCACCCATGGCATTCTGCGCGATGACTATGATCTGGGGCTGGTTTTCAACCCGCCGCGCACGCCAGAGCTTGAATTACTTGCCGAAAACCACAGCCCGCTTTGCGTGCTGGTCCCGCCGGAATTTGCCCTTGCCTCCAAGCAAAGCTGCAAACTGAATGAAACGCTGAATTATCCGGCCGCCTTGCTGGATCAGAATTTCGGGGTGTCCAAACTTTTGGCAAATGCCGATCCGGGAAATCGCGTGGCGCGGGATGCTTTTCTGACCGCCGATTCGATCAATGTAGCCATTCACTTTGTCCTGTCGGGGGGCGGTATTACCTATCTGCCTGCGTTTGCGGTATCACGACAACTACGCAGAGGCGAAGTCGTTGCCATCCCGATGACCGATCCCTTCCTGGCGCGTGTTCCTTCACACTTGCTGGTGCGCAAGGAGCGCCCCAAAACCGCCGCGGTGCGGGCGGTTACAGGCATGATCCGCGATCAGATGGAGGCATTTGGCTCCGCCTGGTATCCCGAAGAACACGAATAA
- a CDS encoding NAD(P)-dependent oxidoreductase, producing the protein MTQTHINDTGTVGVIGLGNMGLGMARTLLREGHAVTGFDLSVERQADAARDGVTIVATQQELFSACETIILSLPTARHVQTVLTGDSGLASCGLAPRLIIDTTTSEPDVTRELDAALRVIGHVLIDAPVSGGPAGANSGQLTMMVGGDDAGFAKAMPILSVLGGKITHVGPVGAGHAVKIINNMLVATHLLTMREAVALGKAAGVDTNYLISALNAGSGRSAVSEVNYPKWVLSGQFDSGFTMGLMRKDMRLAMALASQKDVALPVSQLAGQIWQDSAAALSDDMDFNRITELTANTETAKAGE; encoded by the coding sequence GTGACACAAACACACATCAATGACACCGGAACCGTCGGGGTCATTGGGCTTGGAAATATGGGACTTGGTATGGCGCGCACACTTTTGCGCGAGGGCCACGCGGTAACCGGGTTTGACCTTTCCGTCGAACGCCAGGCGGATGCTGCGCGCGATGGTGTGACCATCGTTGCCACCCAGCAGGAACTTTTTAGCGCCTGTGAGACCATCATCCTTTCCTTGCCGACAGCACGCCACGTGCAAACCGTTCTGACCGGGGATAGTGGCCTTGCATCTTGTGGTCTTGCGCCGCGCCTGATCATTGATACGACAACGTCTGAACCCGATGTGACCCGTGAACTTGACGCGGCTTTGCGTGTGATCGGTCATGTGCTGATTGATGCGCCGGTCAGTGGTGGCCCGGCTGGGGCCAATAGTGGGCAATTGACCATGATGGTTGGCGGCGATGATGCCGGTTTTGCCAAGGCGATGCCGATCCTTTCAGTTCTGGGTGGCAAGATTACCCATGTTGGCCCGGTAGGTGCCGGCCACGCAGTCAAAATTATCAACAACATGCTTGTTGCGACCCATCTTTTGACCATGCGCGAAGCAGTCGCACTGGGCAAGGCGGCCGGGGTGGATACCAACTACCTGATCTCCGCACTTAACGCCGGTTCGGGGCGCAGTGCTGTTAGCGAAGTCAATTATCCGAAATGGGTTCTTTCCGGGCAGTTTGATAGTGGTTTTACCATGGGGTTGATGCGCAAGGACATGCGCCTTGCCATGGCCTTGGCATCGCAAAAGGACGTGGCGCTTCCGGTCAGTCAACTGGCGGGACAGATTTGGCAGGACAGTGCGGCGGCGCTCTCCGATGACATGGATTTCAATCGCATCACCGAATTGACTGCAAACACCGAGACCGCCAAGGCAGGAGAATGA